One window of the Misgurnus anguillicaudatus chromosome 8, ASM2758022v2, whole genome shotgun sequence genome contains the following:
- the cfap20dc gene encoding protein CFAP20DC, giving the protein MVTKLLLHLSFQNTTRIRNMFKNDYQGGPTVDIFSAQGKDPVAKWKLYGKLMAITKVFDKEVKGFVYSLEGSSQTHKMQLPKDGRMALGLIQRFLILQVNVPLGKDFSTEFLVTDEEHLKRRLYLSTVHKELSATPLHARIPLTCLRRNTWCNLCIDLDSLTAEIFRGPRFLSLDGIVVSACCKLRRIFTMKNEPDDCMDKGLDIRNGPKEEIPRSCQFSCEVQHVFQLVNMKTLGHADLKGGPANLDSEETGAVKASITKGPTPRDSSHIAFGSKVVGPPPLTARKSNTSANKKAGRSKSELSINTPSGKCINENVKPRPPLEKPSSEKTNSRRAQRIHNVGREKPNTDKEDGNISLNQEGLELQGNRSLPSLQTQRSDLTAEDKLTDPNLLDSVSSVDTFGSVLQPPCASPPPVCVMTTDDTDLCDTETELSLCDEEYEVFTFSSCPHSARRNQASSNPAEDLTFGLKGHKLMSEGERKDARLEDDFVGSESEEDEMHTEFLLHRHAVYSVTASPSIPLQKYTSPPKSSFEPVKTSTVGKTSTHRVSEEPRWTETVRMAPTRCLSPSTSRYRPDNSRAGRTLPDGDTKISINRASVREISLGNPGYQMVSVDERVRPLGSSTCDLRRRKEGVEDEELRILATMKREQEEEQGGHMGGPSLTASQVHHCNISLSASSDDTSTWTQCIPLPVEQGQHYQKEMTPLLHSNPREWMDVLSPPIVHPDQKIKDRKENHSKMSARGSKLHNNNEEEEFLNLMYDPCLNCYFDPQSGKYYELI; this is encoded by the exons ATGGTCACTAAGCTTCTGCTGCATTTATCTTTTCAAAATACGACACGAATCAGAAACATGTTCAAAAACGATTATCAG GGTGGACCCACGGTGGATATCTTCAGTGCACAAGGCAAAGATCCTGTGGCTAAATGGAAACTATATGGCAAACTGATGGCAATAACTAAA GTGTTCGATAAAGAGGTGAAAGGTTTTGTATACAGTCTTGAAGGGAGCAGTCAAACACACAAGATGCAGTTACCAAAGGATGGCAGAATGGCTC TTGGTTTGATTCAGAGGTTCCTCATTCTACAGGTCAATGTTCCTTTGGGAAAAGACTTCTCCACTGAGTTTCT AGTGACAGATGAAGAACATCTCAAGAGAAGACTGTACTTGTCTACTGTTCATAAAGAGCTGTCGGCGACCCCTCTGCATGCGAGGATTCCACTAACCTGCCTCAGACGCAATACT TGGTGTAATCTGTGCATTGATCTGGACTCGCTCACCGCTGAGATATTCAGAGGGCCGCGCTTCCTGTCTTTAGATGGGATCGTCGTCTCCGCCTGCTGTAAGCTTCGACGCATCTTCACGATGAAAAATGAACCTGATGACTGCATGGATAAAG GTTTAGACATAAGAAATGGTCCAAAAGAAGAGATTCCCAGGAGTTGCCAGTTTTCCTGTGAAGTCCAGCACGTTTTCCAGCTGGTGAACATGAAAACATTGGGACATGCCGATCTGAAGGGTGGACCTGCGAACTTAGATTCTG AAGAGACAGGTGCTGTTAAAGCATCCATCACAAAGGGTCCTACACCCAGGGACTCCTCCCATATCGCATTCGGGTCAAAGGTTGTCGGTCCTCCACCGCTTACTGCAAGGAAGAGCAACACATCTGCAAACAAGAAAGCAGGCAGATCTAAATCTGAACTGAGCATCAACACACCATCAGGCAAATGCAT AAATGAAAATGTCAAACCACGGCCACCACTTGAAAAGCCGTCGTCAGAGAAAACAAACTCCAGAAGAGCACAGCGAATCCACAATGTAGGGAGAGAAAAACCAAACAC AGATAAAGAAGATGGCAATATTAGCTTAAACCAAGAGGGACTTGAGCTTCAAGGAAACCGTTCGCTACCCTCGCTTCAAACCCAGCGCTCAGATTTAACAGCGGAGGATAAATTAACTGATCCGAATCTGCTAG ACAGTGTTTCCAGTGTGGATACATTTGGGTCAGTTCTCCAGCCTCCGTGTGCTTCTCCACCTCCTGTATGTGTGATGACTACAGATGATACTGACCTTTGTGACACAGAAACTGAGCTCTCTCTCTGCGATGAAGAATACGAAGTCTTCACTTTCTCCTCATGCCCTCACTCAGCCAGGCGGAATCAGGCCAGCAGCAACCCTGCTGAGGATTTGACCTTCGGCCTTAAAGGTCACAAgctgatgtcagaaggggagcGCAAAGACGCCCGCCTAGAGGATGATTTTGTCGGAAGTGAAAGCGAAG AGGATGAAATGCACACAGAGTTCCTCTTGCATAGACATGCGGTCTATTCTGTGACTGCTTCACCATCAATTCCTCTGCAAAAGTACACATCACCTCCCAAGTCCTCCTTTGAGCCAGTTAAGACCTCCACAGTCGGGAAAACCTCCACACATCGAGTCTCTGAGGAACCAAGATGGACCGAAACCGTGCGCATGGCGCCAACTCGCTGCCTCTCACCCAGCACCTCCAGATACCGACCAGATAACTCCCGAGCCGGTAGAACTTTGCCTGATGGAGATACCAAGATATCTATAAACAGAGCATCTGTTCGAGAGATCTCTCTTGGGAATCCTGGGTATCAAATG GTGAGCGTGGATGAGAGGGTGCGACCTTTGGGCTCCAGCACGTGTGATCTTAGACGGAGAAAAGAGGGTGTAGAGGATGAGGAGCTGCGAATTTTGGCCACTATGAAGAGGGAGCAGGAGGAAGAGCAAGGCGGTCACATGGGCGGTCCCAGCCTAACTGCATCACAG GTTCACCACTGTAATATCAGTCTAAGTGCTAGCAGTGATGACACCTCAACCTGGACTCAGTGTATTCCTTTG CCAGTTGAACAGGGCCAACACTACCAGAAAGAAATGACACCTCTTCTACACTCCAATCCAAG AGAATGGATGGATGTCCTTAGCCCTCCAATTGTTCATCCAGATCAAAAGATAAAAGACAGAAAAGAAAACCACAGCAAGATGTCAGCCAGAG GTTCTAAGTTACACAACAACAATGAAGAGGAGGAGTTTCTCAATTTGATGTATGATCCCTGCCTCAACTGTTATTTTGATCCACAGTCTGGGAAATATTATGAGCTAATTTga